A window of Ruminococcus champanellensis 18P13 = JCM 17042 contains these coding sequences:
- the lepB gene encoding signal peptidase I — MQEQNEARGFTVRQIEGELKRLRRKQNSRRIFRQTVFSLLVVAAVAVLAAMLFFPIFRVTGSSMEPTLQPKEIVVCLKSSRFQSGDLVAFYYNNKVLLKRVIGTAGDTIEIDDSGNVFVNGSQLDEPYITKKKLGQCDIDFPYQVPDNRIFVMGDNRETSVDSRTTAVGCIADEYVIGKVFLRVWPLERLGFLD, encoded by the coding sequence ATGCAGGAACAGAATGAAGCCCGGGGCTTCACTGTCCGGCAGATTGAAGGAGAACTGAAACGGCTGCGACGTAAGCAGAACAGCCGGCGCATCTTCCGGCAGACGGTTTTCTCCCTGCTGGTAGTGGCGGCGGTGGCGGTGCTGGCAGCCATGCTGTTCTTCCCCATCTTCCGGGTCACCGGCTCCAGCATGGAGCCAACACTGCAGCCAAAGGAGATCGTGGTATGCCTCAAAAGCAGCCGGTTTCAGTCCGGGGATCTGGTGGCATTTTACTACAACAACAAGGTGCTGCTGAAGCGGGTCATCGGCACAGCCGGGGACACCATTGAAATCGACGACAGCGGCAACGTATTCGTCAACGGCAGTCAGTTGGACGAGCCTTACATCACGAAAAAAAAACTGGGGCAGTGCGACATCGACTTCCCCTATCAAGTGCCGGACAACCGGATCTTCGTGATGGGGGACAACCGGGAAACCTCGGTGGACAGCCGCACCACAGCGGTTGGCTGCATTGCGGACGAGTATGTGATCGGAAAGGTATTTTTACGGGTCTGGCCCCTGGAGCGACTGGGTTTCCTGGATTAA
- a CDS encoding GNAT family N-acetyltransferase, with protein sequence MHHWTVQYNTLTAAEFIRLWESVWDGAPTREQVQLALAHTLFRVAVYDGEQVIGMARMLGDLGMNYYIKDVVVLPAYQRQGVGRLLLEELMKYIRENGVPGTDIFVELCAVPDKIPFYERFGFTYNEAKRLMRMCHVD encoded by the coding sequence ATGCACCACTGGACAGTACAGTACAATACATTGACGGCGGCGGAGTTTATCCGGCTCTGGGAAAGCGTGTGGGACGGCGCCCCCACCCGGGAGCAGGTGCAGCTTGCCCTGGCGCACACGTTATTCCGTGTGGCAGTGTATGATGGGGAACAGGTTATTGGCATGGCACGGATGCTGGGAGATCTGGGCATGAACTACTATATCAAGGATGTGGTGGTATTGCCCGCTTATCAGCGCCAGGGGGTGGGCAGACTGCTTCTGGAGGAACTGATGAAATATATCCGGGAAAACGGCGTGCCGGGGACGGATATTTTCGTGGAGCTGTGCGCCGTGCCGGACAAGATTCCCTTTTATGAACGGTTCGGCTTTACTTATAATGAAGCCAAGCGGCTCATGCGTATGTGCCATGTGGACTGA